Part of the Kangiella geojedonensis genome is shown below.
CATTATTTTTCAAGTAACTAACCACTTTCTGCGCAAGTTCTTTAATATCCTCTTGGGCAGTTTCTAAGTGAATTTCAGGCGCTTCTGGGTATTCATAGGGTGAATCAAGACCCGTAAAGTTTTTAATCTCACCCGCTCGAGCCTTTTTATACAAGCCTTTTGGGTCTCGTTGTTCACAAATCTCTAGGGGTGTATCTACAAATACTTCTATAAACTGTCCGCTCGGAAGTAAATCCCTCACTTGCTGACGATCAGAACGAAACGGTGATATAAACGCTGACAATACAATCAGACCAGAATCAGCAAAAAGTTTAGCAACCTCTCCTATCCTACGAATATTCTCCACACGGTCATCATCGCTAAACGTTAAATCGTTATTAAGCCCATGTCTAACGTTATCTCCATCTAACAAATAACTATGATTGTTATTGTCGAATAATAATGTCTCAACAGCATTTGCCACAGTCGACTTTCCGGAACCGGATAGCCCAGTGAACCATAAGACACACGGTTTTTGTGATTTTTGATGACAGCGATCATCATGGCTGACCTGGTGTTGGTGCCAAACAATATTTTCGCTCAAAACTACCTCACATCTTTAAATATTAATTAAACGGGAATACTATTGGTATCATAATCAAAGCCACAACTGTGAAACTCAGAGAAACCAACCATCCCGCTTTTGCAAAGTCCGAAAACTTCAAATTTCCCGCATTCATGACCATCAAGTTAGTTTGATAACCAAATGGGCTAATAAAACTTGCCGATGCTCCATAAGCAACCGCCATAACAAAAGGCATATAGCTGACGCCTAAAGACTCCGCTAAACCGTAGGCCATAGGGAACATTAATGCTGCTGCTGCATTGTTCGTAACCACTTCCGTAATAAGCCAAGTTAACAGATAGCACACAATAAACGCCCAATATACGCCAGTATAATCCGTTGCAGACTCGACGGAGAGTAAAGCCTGTACCAGACTGGCCAACAGTTCAGCGGCTCCGACCTGATTAAAGACATCGGCTATCGCTAATGCCGACGCAACAACAAGCCAAATTTCAAACGGTAAGCGACGCCTGACTTCTGTAGGGCTGAGTATCTTAAAA
Proteins encoded:
- the cysC gene encoding adenylyl-sulfate kinase; this translates as MSENIVWHQHQVSHDDRCHQKSQKPCVLWFTGLSGSGKSTVANAVETLLFDNNNHSYLLDGDNVRHGLNNDLTFSDDDRVENIRRIGEVAKLFADSGLIVLSAFISPFRSDRQQVRDLLPSGQFIEVFVDTPLEICEQRDPKGLYKKARAGEIKNFTGLDSPYEYPEAPEIHLETAQEDIKELAQKVVSYLKNNGFIDI